A part of Kryptolebias marmoratus isolate JLee-2015 linkage group LG8, ASM164957v2, whole genome shotgun sequence genomic DNA contains:
- the mipb gene encoding major intrinsic protein of lens fiber b: MWEFRSMNFWRAVFAEFFGTMFFVFFGMGAALRWTTGPHHVLHVALCFGLAAATLIQSIGHISGGHINPAVTFAYLVGSQMSFFRAFFYIVAQCLGAVAGAAVLYGVTPGNMRGNMAMNMLQPGISLGMATTVEVFLTMQLVVCIFAVTDERRNGRLGSAALSIGFSVTIGHLMGMYYTGAGMNPARSFAPAVLFRNFINHWVYWVGPMIGGAMGAILYDFMLFPRMRGLSERLATLKGSRPPESETQQDTRGEPIELKTQAL; encoded by the exons ATGTGGGAGTTCCGGTCGATGAATTTTTGGCGGGCGGTCTTCGCCGAGTTCTTTGGGACCATGTTCTTCGTGTTTTTCGGCATGGGTGCCGCCCTGCGCTGGACCACCGGGCCCCACCACGTCCTCCACGTGGCCCTGTGCTTCGGTCTGGCGGCCGCCACCCTCATCCAGTCCATCGGCCACATCAGCGGCGGCCACATCAACCCCGCAGTCACCTTCGCCTACCTTGTCGGCTCGCAGATGTCCTTCTTCCGCGCCTTCTTCTACATCGTTGCCCAGTGCCTGGGCGCTGTCGCCGGGGCCGCCGTGCTGTACGGGGTCACGCCCGGCAACATGAGAGGCAACATGGCAATGAACATG ctGCAGCCCGGGATCAGCCTGGGGATGGCCACCACCGTGGAGGTTTTCCTCACCATGCAGCTCGTTGTCTGCATTTTTGCCGTGACCGACGAGAGAAGAAACGGTCGCCTGGGATCAGCTGCCCTCTCCATCGGCTTCTCTGTCACCATCGGACATCTCATGGGG ATGTACTACACCGGAGCCGGCATGAACCCGGCCAGGTCCTTTGCTCCTGCTGTGCTCTTCAGGAACTTCATCAACCACTGG GTGTACTGGGTCGGGCCTATGATCGGGGGCGCCATGGGGGCCATCCTGTACGACTTCATGCTGTTCCCGCGCATGAGGGGCCTGTCCGAGCGCCTGGCCACGCTGAAGGGCAGCCGACCCCCCGAGAGCGAGACTCAGCAGGACACTCGCGGCGAGCCCATCGAGCTCAAAACGCAAGCCCTATAA
- the LOC108232003 gene encoding aquaporin AQPAe.a isoform X2, whose amino-acid sequence MTWRELRSRQFWSAMLAELLGTLLLVSAVLGASLPGPDEAPAGPLYPAAAVGAVIVALGHCFGEISGAQVNPAVTLSFLATRRLDVLRAVVYVTAQCLGACLGASALYLALPVKTTADHFVNRVPVELNAGQALGVEVLCTFQMVFTVFSVEDQRRRESPEPGNLAIGLAHTAGVLIGARFSGASMNPARSLGPAIVTGFWENHWVYWIGPVLGALLAGVSHEFFFARSASRHKLVACLTCKDIDIVETASMTGSSLSTVTQQNAMRAKQANKQEAN is encoded by the exons ATGACTTGGCGCGAG CTTCGCAGTCGGCAGTTCTGGAGTGCCATGCTTGCAGAGCTGCTCGGCACCCTGCTGTTAGTGAGCGCTGTGCTGGGCGCCTCGCTCCCGGGCCCCGACGAGGCCCCGGCGGGCCCCCTGTACCCAGCGGCAGCGGTGGGGGCGGTGATTGTTGCGCTGGGACACTGCTTCGGAGAAATAAGCGGAGCACAG GTGAACCCCGCTGTGACTCTGTCCTTCTTGGCCACGCGGAGGCTGGACGTCCTCCGGGCCGTCGTTTACGTCACCGCTCAGTGTTTGGGGGCCTGTTTAGGAGCCTCGGCCCTCTACCTGGCCCTGCCCGTCAAAACCACTGCAGACCACTTTGTGAACAGG GTGCCCGTAGAGCTGAACGCGGGCCAGGCTCTGGGCGTGGAGGTTTTGTGCACCTTTCAGATGGTCTTCACCGTCTTCTCAGTGGAGGACCAGCGGCGGAGGGAGAGTCCAGAACCAGGAAACCTGGCCATTGGGTTAGCACACACTGCTGGAGTGCTAATAGGG gCCCGGTTCTCTGGTGCCAGCATGAACCCGGCCCGCTCTCTGGGTCCGGCCATCGTCACGGGGTTCTGGGAAAACCACTGG GTGTACTGGATCGGTCCGGTCCTCGGCGCCTTGCTGGCTGGAGTCTCCCACGAGTTCTTCTTCGCTCGCAGCGCCTCTCGCCACAAGCTGGTGGCCTGCTTGACCTGCAAGGACATCGACATCGTCGAGACGGCCAGCATGACCGGCTCGTCTCTGTCCACGGTCACGCAGCAGAACGCCATGAGAGCCAAGCAGGCGAACAAACAGGAGGCCAACTGA
- the LOC108232003 gene encoding aquaporin AQPAe.a isoform X1 produces MTWREELRSRQFWSAMLAELLGTLLLVSAVLGASLPGPDEAPAGPLYPAAAVGAVIVALGHCFGEISGAQVNPAVTLSFLATRRLDVLRAVVYVTAQCLGACLGASALYLALPVKTTADHFVNRVPVELNAGQALGVEVLCTFQMVFTVFSVEDQRRRESPEPGNLAIGLAHTAGVLIGARFSGASMNPARSLGPAIVTGFWENHWVYWIGPVLGALLAGVSHEFFFARSASRHKLVACLTCKDIDIVETASMTGSSLSTVTQQNAMRAKQANKQEAN; encoded by the exons ATGACTTGGCGCGAG GAGCTTCGCAGTCGGCAGTTCTGGAGTGCCATGCTTGCAGAGCTGCTCGGCACCCTGCTGTTAGTGAGCGCTGTGCTGGGCGCCTCGCTCCCGGGCCCCGACGAGGCCCCGGCGGGCCCCCTGTACCCAGCGGCAGCGGTGGGGGCGGTGATTGTTGCGCTGGGACACTGCTTCGGAGAAATAAGCGGAGCACAG GTGAACCCCGCTGTGACTCTGTCCTTCTTGGCCACGCGGAGGCTGGACGTCCTCCGGGCCGTCGTTTACGTCACCGCTCAGTGTTTGGGGGCCTGTTTAGGAGCCTCGGCCCTCTACCTGGCCCTGCCCGTCAAAACCACTGCAGACCACTTTGTGAACAGG GTGCCCGTAGAGCTGAACGCGGGCCAGGCTCTGGGCGTGGAGGTTTTGTGCACCTTTCAGATGGTCTTCACCGTCTTCTCAGTGGAGGACCAGCGGCGGAGGGAGAGTCCAGAACCAGGAAACCTGGCCATTGGGTTAGCACACACTGCTGGAGTGCTAATAGGG gCCCGGTTCTCTGGTGCCAGCATGAACCCGGCCCGCTCTCTGGGTCCGGCCATCGTCACGGGGTTCTGGGAAAACCACTGG GTGTACTGGATCGGTCCGGTCCTCGGCGCCTTGCTGGCTGGAGTCTCCCACGAGTTCTTCTTCGCTCGCAGCGCCTCTCGCCACAAGCTGGTGGCCTGCTTGACCTGCAAGGACATCGACATCGTCGAGACGGCCAGCATGACCGGCTCGTCTCTGTCCACGGTCACGCAGCAGAACGCCATGAGAGCCAAGCAGGCGAACAAACAGGAGGCCAACTGA